In Gossypium arboreum isolate Shixiya-1 chromosome 5, ASM2569848v2, whole genome shotgun sequence, a single genomic region encodes these proteins:
- the LOC108450375 gene encoding uncharacterized protein LOC108450375: protein MGRRVRGGGRDGGGVKSAANTLSKFQKTVSLREEASGKKQTWGGGSTNVKAVLKHEHLQNLAVWASGESSIPSLASFFGHRLAADGEASAIPQDPSFFPCQRCETILQPGFNCTVRIERNRANTRHRRKKPHISTQNTVVYNCHFCLHRNLKRGTPKGHMKEMYPPKSKPSSISKVVKSRILKPIISSDKEKSKDNEIIVTSSPAMAAAENPSTDGSVTPVRGRTLLDLKKRNRKKSGSKRPAEPENNPMTPDAEKSVGASSKRRKSWMSLREMVESNEDNRF, encoded by the exons ATGGGAAGGAGAGTAAGAGGCGGCGGCAGAGACGGCGGAGGCGTGAAAAGTGCAGCAAATACGCTATCAAAGTTCCAAAAGACGGTGTCACTCAGAGAAGAAGCAAGCGGCAAGAAGCAAACGTGGGGAGGAGGTTCCACCAACGTCAAAGCTGTGTTGAAACACGAGCACTTGCAAAACCTAGCCGTCTGGGCCAGCGGCGAATCTTCAATCCCTTCTTTGGCTTCCTTCTTTGGGCACAGATTGGCTGCTGATGGAGAAGCTTCTGCAATCCCCCAGGAcccttctttctttccctgccAGAG ATGTGAGACAATTCTTCAGCCTGGCTTTAATTGCACTGTTCGTATCGAAAGGAATCGAGCTAACACAAGGCATAGACGTAAGAAACCTCATATTTCGACACAGAATACTGTAGTCTACAACTGCCACTTCTGTTTGCATCGGAATCTAAAACGAGGCACTCCGAAAGGCCACATGAAAGAGATGTACCCTCCCAAGTCAAAACCGTCTTCAATCTCCAAAGTTGTCAAGTCTAGAATTTTGAAGCCTATTATCAGTTCAGATAAAGAAAAAAGCAAAGATAATGAGATAATTGTAACAAGTTCACCTGCAATGGCTGCTGCCGAAAATCCGAGCACAGATGGTTCAGTGACTCCTGTTAGAGGTAGGACTTTGTTGGATTTGAAAAAGAGAAATAGGAAGAAATCTGGGTCCAAAAGACCGGCTGAACCCGAAAACAATCCGATGACACCTGATGCAGAAAAATCTGTTGGAGCTTCAAGTAAAAGGAGAAAATCTTGGATGAGCCTCAGAGAAATGGTTGAGAGCAACGAGGACAACCGCTTCTAA